A DNA window from Solanum lycopersicum chromosome 3, SLM_r2.1 contains the following coding sequences:
- the LOC138347704 gene encoding nuclear transcription factor Y subunit C-1-like has translation MENNSEKSAVNAGQSAAYPMLLPPHLEKKHEKLEMFWTDKRREMENVIDFKSNLLPRINRIKDHEDRQGSCELFIQELTLRSWFKAEENHRRILKKDDVTDVIMETDTLDFLLDDDADVTDGSAPNVVPYYVAESTMGVASDVQTNSWLVVLLTSEQQYW, from the exons ATGGAAAACAACTCTGAGAAATCAGCAGTGAATGCAGGTCAATCCGCTGCGTATCCAATGCTGTTGCCGCCTCACCTTGAGAAAAAGCACGAAAAGCTGGAGATGTTTTGGACAGACAAGCGGAGAGAAATGGAGAATGTTATTGATTTCAAGAGCAACCTACTACCTCGAATTAACCGCATCAAAGATCATGAAGACAGACAAGGAT CATGTGAGTTGTTCATTCAAGAACTCACTCTTCGTTCCTGGTTTAAAGCTGAGGAAAATCATCGTCGTATTTTGAAGAAGGATGACGTCACTGATGTGATTATGGAGACTGACACTTTGGATTTCCTTCTTGATGATGATGCTGATGTTACTGACGGCTCTGCACCAAATGTTGTTCCATATTATGTTGCTGAAAGCACAATGGGC GTAGCTTCTGATGTTCAGACCAACTCGTGGTTAGTGGTACTTCTAACTAGCGAGCAACAATATTGGTGA
- the LOC138347703 gene encoding nuclear transcription factor Y subunit C-1-like produces MKNNSEKSIVNAAQSTGYPTLEMFWKSQQSQMENIKDFKDRLLLPPTRIKKIMKKNEDDLTLRSSLHAQENHRRILKKDDLTDVIVQTDYFDFLLDVVHRNGATDPFTPNSVPLYAAGGSNEEDGCDIQNPIRGN; encoded by the exons ATGAAAAATAACTCTGAGAAATCGATAGTGAATGCAGCTCAATCCACTGGATACCCTACCTTGGAGATGTTCTGGAAATCCCAACAGAGTCAAATGGAGAACATTAAAGATTTCAAGGACAGGTTGCTACTTCCACCAACTCGTATCAAGAAGATCATGAAGAAGAACGAGGAT GACCTCACCCTTCGTTCCTCGCTTCACGCTCAGGAAAATCATCGACGTATTCTGAAGAAGGATGACCTTACTGATGTGATTGTGCAGACTGACtattttgattttcttcttgatgTTGTTCATAGGAATGGTGCAACCGACCCTTTCACACCAAATTCTGTTCCGTTATATGCTGCTGGAGGTAGCAATGAAGAGGATG GTTGTGATATTCAGAATCCAATTCGCGGCAATTAA